One genomic region from Yarrowia lipolytica chromosome 1C, complete sequence encodes:
- a CDS encoding uncharacterized protein (Compare to YALI0C14740g, weakly similar to uniprot|P24814 Saccharomyces cerevisiae YJR090c GRR1 required for glucose repression and for glucose and cation transport, similar to Saccharomyces cerevisiae GRR1 (YJR090C); ancestral locus Anc_7.461) has protein sequence MLRPRSEVIPPTFTFFLSDTRWRTCPLSGQNICTSTILDPLLTQLYSDISYHTSHNMYSDDVASVTSSDNEQVENDSIRRALRRSALLRSASSRHGSSAVNRSGASSPTSSSSNSIQSAETDSDIDMDEVAEADGVEPDKDAPVHQLPSELLTVIFTMLPERRDVHSCLLVSKTWFMSCVDLVWFRPHLPKDLTRLQQLLRTLKQPVSSQTVPYSTYIRRLNLTNLTGEMTDELLSGVAVCTRLERLTLANCTALSDASLVPVLQQNSGLQSVDVTNVSHITDATIKALLPSKRRLQGLYATGCANITNAAIVALATECRLLKRIKVNSCPNVEDEAAMALVDNCPQLVELDLHENSALSGSVATEALRKLPNLRELRVGQVTGVNDACFLGFPARPQFDRLRIIDLTACNAITDAAVDRLVTCAPKLRHVVLAKCTRVTDRSIRSLLRLGKSLHYLHLGHCASITDAGIAQLVRACQRIQYIDVANCSQLTDAAVEDLASLTKLRRIGLVKCVNITDAAIYALASRSGFEASLERVHLSYCAGISIPAVLRLVNVCPRLSHLSLTGVTAFLRSDFRQFCREPPPEFTQHHQALFCVFSGDGVKRLRTHLNQLAEADMGYLLGGGGFAGGLGPGIGGGLGGGVGTATLEELIAAQRRVRHIVNEVFPDGRPHGGLDGLGMDGIDPLAQLEHVHHIERVMARLEMERQEGLEQRHQQEQRQLREGFRQADQRQLREGFGQPEIQQPGPPTALPVLPEGGVPVVAQPVAGIPPAAARGLERQTQQYNEALQQLQMLEGRPEVDQQLVAELRRQVEQHGREMGQGE, from the coding sequence ATGTTACGGCCTCGTTCAGAAGTGATCCCTCCAACATTCACATTTTTCCTGTCTGACACACGGTGGCGTACATGTCCCCTGTCTGGTCAGAACATTTGCACCTCGACCATTCTCGATCCcttactaacccagcttTACTCCGATATCTCATATCACACCTCACACAACATGTACTCGGATGATGTGGCAAGTGTCACCAGCAGTGACAATGAGCAGGTAGAAAACGACTCCATCCGACGAGCCCTGCGGCGCTCGGCTCTTCTTCGATCAGCATCCAGTCGTCACGGTAGTTCAGCCGTGAACCGGTCGGGAGCCTCCTCTCCTACCTCTTCGTCATCCAACTCCATCCAGTCCGCCGAAACGGACTCAGACATTGACATGGACGAAGTCGCTGAAGCAGATGGCGTGGAACCCGACAAGGATGCCCCCGTCCACCAGCTGCCGTCAGAGCTTCTGACAGTTATCTTCACCATGCTACCGGAGCGACGAGATGTACACAGCTGTCTGCTTGTGTCGAAAACGTGGTTCATGTCGTGCGTGGACCTGGTTTGGTTCCGACCTCATCTCCCCAAGGACCTCACTcgtctgcagcagctgttACGCACTTTGAAGCAGCCCGTGAGCTCGCAGACAGTGCCCTACTCGACCTACATTCGGCGGCTGAACCTCACCAACCTTACGGGCGAAATGaccgacgagctgctgagCGGTGTCGCCGTATGTACTCGACTGGAGCGACTCACACTGGCTAACTGCACGGCATTATCCGACGCTAGTCTGGTGCCTGTGCTGCAGCAAAACTCGGGGCTGCAGTCTGTGGACGTGACCAACGTCAGCCATATTACTGATGCCACCATCAAGGCGCTGCTTCCCTCCAAGCGGCGGCTGCAGGGTTTGTATGCCACAGGGTGtgccaacatcaccaacgctGCCATTGTGGCGCTAGCTACGGAGTGTCGACTGCTCAAACGCATTAAGGTCAACTCGTGTCCCAacgtggaggacgaggctgCCATGGCGCTTGTGGACAACTGTCCTCAACTGGTGGAACTTGATCTACACGAAAACAGCGCGCTGTCAGGTTCTGTGGCGACTGAGGCCTTACGTAAGCTTCCTAACCTGCGGGAGCTTCGTGTGGGTCAAGTGACTGGTGTAAATGACGCTTGTTTCCTGGGCTTCCCTGCTCGTCCACAATTTGATCGGTTGCGTATCATCGACTTGACAGCATGCAACGCCATCACCGATGCTGCGGTCGATCGATTGGTTACTTGCGCCCCCAAACTGAGACATGTGGTGTTGGCCAAATGCACACGCGTGACTGACCGCAGCATACGATCCTTGCTGCGCCTGGGCAAGTCGCTGCACTACCTGCATCTGGGCCACTGCGCATCCATCACCGATGCTGGTATTGCGCAGCTGGTGCGTGCCTGTCAGCGTATCCAATACATTGATGTGGCCAACTGCAGCCAGTTGACGGATGCGGCCGTCGAAGACCTGGCCTCACTGACTAAACTGCGACGTATTGGACTAGTCAAGTGCGTCAATATCACGGATGCGGCCATCTACGCGCTTGCTAGCAGGTCTGGCTTTGAGGCTTCACTGGAGCGTGTGCATTTGTCGTACTGCGCCGGCATTAGCATCCCAGCCGTTCTGCGGCTTGTCAACGTGTGTCCGCGACTATCACACTTGTCTCTGACGGGCGTTACAGCTTTTCTGCGTTCCGACTTCCGACAGTTTTGCCGAGAGCCTCCGCCAGAGTTCACTCAGCACCACCAGGCGCTGTTCTGCGTCTTTTCAGGCGATGGGGTGAAGCGGCTGAGAACGCATCTCAATCAGCTCGCGGAGGCCGATATGGGCTACCTgcttggaggagggggCTTTGCTGGAGGGCTTGGTCCTGGGATAGGTGGAGGCCTCGGGGGTGGGGTTGGCACCGCGAcactggaggagctgattGCTGCTCAGCGACGGGTGCGGCACATTGTGAACGAGGTGTTCCCTGACGGCCGCCCGCATGGGGGTCTGGATGGACTGGGGATGGATGGCATAGACCCGCTCGCTCAGTTGGAACATGTCCATCACATTGAGCGAGTCATGGCGCgattggagatggagcgtCAAGAGGGACTGGAGCAGCGACAtcagcaggagcagcgtCAGCTGCGGGAGGGATTTCGACAGGCCGACCAGCGACAGCTTCGGGAAGGCTTTGGACAGCCTGAGATCCAGCAACCTGGCCCTCCTACTGCGCTGCCGGTTCTGCCTGAGGGTGGAGTTCCTGTTGTAGCCCAACCTGTAGCAGGTATTCCTCCTGCGGCTGCGCGAGGTTTAGAGCGTCAGACTCAGCAGTATAATGAGGCGCTGCAGCAACTGCAGATGCTGGAGGGTCGACCTGAGGTCGATCAACAGTTGGTTGCGGAGCTGCGCCGACAGGTGGAGCAGCATGGACGAGAAATGGGACAAGGAGAGTAA
- a CDS encoding uncharacterized protein (Compare to YALI0C14762g, no similarity), producing MTNDQPPTANDKWLPPQIPSLSSPVVVSFCYHTHVTVKTLLGLVPGLNLNGHLERVGCPGRRRGHVPSAMGHVCGGCLEVPQRFCRKVVVLTVSGGGAIRGAYEGGVVVSSGRAEAVAVAHGLVIENVLDGASSVAVATADALDTGPVIAQALDAHSIHVLVHGRKRGVGGVARAGGQQRRRRRGAHGWLCCCRRIHEAYVARGKKKVCVCVCVCVCVCVCVCVCGRKSLVANKTALLVW from the coding sequence ATGACCAATGACCAACCGCCAACCGCCAATGACAAATGGCTCCCACCACAAATACCATCACTTTCCTCACCGGTCGTCGTTTCCTTCTGTTATCATACTCACGTCACTGTAAAGACCCTTCTAGGGCTGGTACCCGGGCTGAATCTGAATGGGCACCTCGAACGGGTTGGATGCCCGGGGAGGCGGcgaggtcacgtgcccagCGCCATGGGTCACGTGTGCGGAGGTTGCCTTGAGGTTCCCCAGCGTTTCTGCCGCAAAGTAGTCGTTCTGACTGTATCTGGCGGTGGCGCCATTAGGGGTGCCTACGagggtggtgttgttgtgaGTAGCGGCAGGGCTGAAGCCGTTGCTGTTGCCCATGGGCTCGTCATTGAGAATGTCCTGGATGGAGCCtcttctgttgctgttgccaCTGCTGACGCTCTTGATACTGGCCCCGTCATTGCACAGGCTCTGGATGCTCACTCTATTCATGTTCTGGTTCATGGTCGCAAGAGAGGCGTTGGAGGAGTCGcccgagctggaggacagcagaggaggaggcgaAGGGGTGCTCATGGTTGGTTGTGTTGTTGCAGGCGAATACACGAGGCGTATGTTGCAAGAGGGAAGAAAAAAGTGTGCGTTTGCGTGTGCGTgtgcgtgtgtgtgtgtgtgtgtgtgtgtgtgtgtgggagaAAGTCGCTTGTTGCAAATAAAACGGCTTTGCTGGTTTGGTAG
- a CDS encoding uncharacterized protein (Compare to YALI0C14784g, weakly similar to uniprot|P21957 Saccharomyces cerevisiae YHL020c OPI1 (regulator of phospholipid biosynthesis pathway), similar to Saccharomyces cerevisiae OPI1 (YHL020C); ancestral locus Anc_2.557), with the protein MRKTDPAIEGEEIRGAEVSSSAVIAFCVVITTSHALCPRTCLWCNCTFPPNAPNPNLNSKLHKTHERDTANFPSDKGAVSISSQHNHISNTNTTFATSGAQSQYHRLSNNTKTFTRDSPYHSRTPSVDDDGIRQASFLNRVYQSSKSYSPRFRYGAEIVERWASSENTNAATPSASTTNSNNSNHSNTPVSTTPSSTTMPKALSSKSLDAASIHMASNGAPPLIQKSSLHDFERLKSGIDDIQNSDTNGTQYSVDVGSQGLRMRIQTQGYAPSGNSNRGSPVPPSPALSTSTSSGSTSAAASRSTSSPVPQQPQTAATAAGGPRPGQPRSAWQEVLISATSLASLSQDSRKRLRYCLHLLKLANAHLASTVTKLQGAIAEETAYSLAQSIAANHVPHNERQAYLHQPPSAEPALSITALKADVVSTIRKIIKVVSQYAGNSLPEPAWSHIRTYILGLPSRWASTTASTNITPTRSPAGSQSPVGSPKECVTPDHQGPPLPTNTVSSPVPEGPSDEQLSRHRIEVEAGGKVLILANEALDMLGNIISIVDGTLERAEGWCEGINRVKQRVGLGETAPGAAGEPGASTEASAEASAEASASAAAAYSAVDTSTDQDVEMGDA; encoded by the exons ATGCGGAAGACCGACCCGGCGAtagaaggagaagaaataCGAGGTGCAGAAGTGTCATCCTCCGCCGTGATTGCATTTTGCGTGGTAATAACCACGAGCCACGCACTTTGTCCACGCACATGTCTATGGTGTAATTGT accTTTCCTCCCAACGCACCCAACCCAAACCTAAACTCTAAGTTGCACAAAACACATGAACGTGATACTGCAAACTTCCCCTCTGATAAAGGCGCTGTGTCCATATCATCTCAGCACAaccacatctccaacaccaacacgACTTTTGCCACCTCGGGAGCCCAGAGCCAGTACCACCGGCtctccaacaacaccaagacCTTCACTCGAGACTCCCCCTACCATTCGCGAACCCCTTCAGTGGATGACGACGGAATAAGACAAGCATCGTTTCTCAACCGAGTCTACCAGTCCTCCAAGTCCTACAGTCCCCGATTCCGCTACGGAGCAGAGATAGTCGAACGGTGGGCAAGTTCTGAAAACACCAACGCAGCAACACCTTCGGCGTcaaccacaaacagcaacaacagcaaccacAGCAACACGCCTGTTTCAACCACACCCTCAAGCACAACCATGCCCAAGGCTCTGTCTTCAAAGTCGCTGGACGCCGCCAGCATCCACATGGCATCGAACGGTGCGCCTCCACTGATACAAAAGTCGTCGTTGCACGACTTTGAGCGCCTTAAATCGGGAATTGACGACATTCAAAACTCAGACACCAACGGTACCCAGTACAGTGTCGATGTCGGCTCCCAGGGCCTGCGCATGCGTATCCAGACCCAAGGGTACGCCCCCAGcggcaacagcaacagagGCAGCCCCGTGCCACCGTCACCGGCGCTGTCCACGTCGACCTCCTCGGGCTCCACTTCTGCTGCAgcctccagatccaccTCGTCTCCTGTGCCACAACAACCTCAGACAGCTGCCACAGCTGCAGGAGGACCTCGACCCGGACAACCTCGGTCGGCATGGCAGGAGGTGCTGATCAGCGCCACGTCGCTGGCATCATTGTCGCAGGACTCGCGAAAGCGACTGCGATACTGTCTGCATCTCCTTAAGCTCGCCAACGCCCATCTGGCTTCCACCGTCACAAAGCTGCAAGGCGCCATTGCCGAGGAGACTGCATACAGTCTCGCGCAGTCCATTGCCGCCAACCATGTGCCTCACAACGAGCGACAGGCGTACCTGCATCAGCCTCCCTCCGCTGAGCCTGCTCTCTCCATCACCGCTCTCAAGGCCGATGTCGTGTCCACGATCCGCAAGATCATCAAGGTTGTCAGCCAGTACGCCGGCAACAGTCTACCCGAGCCGGCTTGGTCGCACATCCGGACATACATTCTTGGCCTGCCCTCTCGGTGGGCCTCTACCACCGCTTCCACTAACATCACCCCAACCCGGTCTCCTGCCGGTTCCCAGTCTCCTGTGGGCTCTCCTAAGGAGTGTGTCACACCTGACCACCAGGGTCCTCCTCttcccacaaacacagtgTCGTCTCCAGTGCCCGAGGGCCCTTCTGACGAGCAGTTGTCGCGGCATCGAATCGAGGTTGAGGCTGGAGGCAAGGTGTTGATTCTTGCCAACGAGGCTCTCGATATGCTGGGCAACATCATCAGTATTGTGGATGGCACCCTGGAGCGTGCCGAGGGTTGGTGCGAGGGCATCAACCGGGTCAAGCAGAGAGTTGGGCTCGGTGAAACCGCTCCTGGCGCAGCTGGGGAACCTGGAGCCTCCACCGAGGCTTCTGCTGAGGCTTCTGCTGAGGCTTCTGCCAGTGCCGCCGCTGCGTACTCTGCTGTTGATACCTCCACGGACCAGGACGTTGAGATGGGAGATGCCTAA